The Tribolium castaneum strain GA2 chromosome 3, icTriCast1.1, whole genome shotgun sequence sequence gaaacaataagtTACCAAAACAAGaagccatttaaaaaaatttacattttaaaaaaacttaaaaagatactaatttaaaattattaacggGTGTTACAACCAAAAGTTCTTATTACGTTCATTAAATGATATGGCTTGCTTTAGATAGGCGTGGTAATCTATGCTTGAGGAATTTGAACATTCTTCCTCCAATGCCACTCTTAAGTTATTTAACGTCTCCAGCAGGGGTTAGCTACGTTCCACTCTTTTACCAAGAAATTCACAAACTTGCTCTACTAGATTCGAGTTAAAACTATTAGTTGAGCACGAAAAACGTCGTATTGTTTCAATATCAGACAATAATGtgaattatttgcattatcaGCAAAAAAAAGCTTATTATCGGCAATAAATGGCGCATAGAAAACCATATGTGATTCTACACATTCAAAGAAGTACCTATCTGCTGTTATTGTCCAGTTTTCAACAAAGACCAAATCGGTATGGGCTTGTACCAGCCCAGATCATTAAACTGCCACATTATTGCTTTCTTAAATCCCGCTCTGGGTGATAAGCAGCATTGACTGAATCGCTTGTTTGGTTTTTGCCACACTTTTTCACGACAGCCTGATGATGTTGGACTAAATCTAGACTCATCTGTAAAGAACGTTCTTACATTTGTTACTATTTTAACTCACATAGGATTgtgcaaatttaaactttaatttttgatgaGCTACAGTTAATTTAGGATTTCCTGCTGGTCTTTTAGCAAACGGACCTGCTTCTTTGAGTCTTCTCTAGACTATTGGaggtgaaattttttgaacgtCTGTTAATCTTCCAGCAAGGATAGTTGATAACAATCCACAATCCAGACAGATTGAAACAGAAACAGAAACAGAAACAGAAAAATCCAGACTACGGTCATATGGAGTAGTTGTTGCGCTCCCACGACCAGATCCGGCAAAACCATAAGTGTATGCCTGTACATTTCTTCGCGGTTTTATGGTGTTATGCAGTATATTCAACACTTTGGCCATCATTGCTTAACGCAAGAATTTCTACAGAAATTTCTGGTAGCATCCTATGCAAATGAGTCAAACTATTATCTGATAAGCAGTTTTGAACacaatttaaaccaaaaacaacGTGATAATTGAAATTATGTACCTTATCCCAAAGTACAGGAAAACGGTTTAACGCTGGTGTAGCTCCAATAAGTACAAAGTAATCATGAAAATTTCTTCCAAACCTCGTTAAGACACTAGTTAATTAAGTGATTGAGTaaaatttgcacaaaaaattacgtatttcaaattttaaaaaagtgtccaaatttttttaagcggGAGTATATTATTGTCCATTATTCATGTTAGAgtcccaataaaggaactctaatACATGTAACCTGAAGTAACCCTAGCAatcaaaaactgacaaaacTGTCAATATGACCAAAATGCCTAAAATAAACCTTCTCCTTATCTTAGCTCTTTGCGAATCATGTAACGCTTTCCTCAATAGGACAGTTGGTTCGGACAATCCCCGTGCGATATACCCTTCAATTCCAGCCGAACATAATGTATTTTACTTCTTCGTGATCGTCATGTTGGCAACCATAATCCGAATCGTCCTGATAGTAAGTCATGTCCATTCCCACCTTGAGATATATCCTTTTTTAAGCGCTACGACATCCCTACCCCTTACGGCGCTTTCATGATTATGGTCGGGGTTATCTGGGGAATCATCTGCAACCACAATCTCTTCGTCCTTCTTGCTTCCGACGCCATGAATACCAATCCTGTCGATCTTGTCTGCGTTTACTTACCCGCTTTGGTGTTCTCCACCAGTTTCAGCCTCGACGTCCCTATTTTCCTCAAGACTATTCCGCAACTCCTAGTGATTGGAATTTTCGGTACAAGGCGACACCAACTAGTAACCAACATTTAACTGATTTGTAGTAACTTTTCTAACCGGAACCCTTTTTGGAGTCCTAATGAGGTTGGTGATTGAGCCGAGTTGGTCCATTAAAGTTGGTCTAACTTTCGGTATTTTTATCGTTCCGATCAATCCCGCAAGCATTGTGTATcttttgaagcagcaaacaaCAGCGACCAGACACATCAGCGCTCTCTTGGAAGGCGAGGCCATCTTCAATATGCTTCTTGCGGAAATGACCCACGATCTTATTATTAACTTTGCAAAAGGGTTTGTCGTTCATTGGTATCAGTTTGTAATGGTGTTAATAcgctttattttgtttggtaAGCAGCAAAAGTCACACGAATtagtaattatattttatttaggtaTCGCATTTGGGTATTTCGTGGGCCTTCTTGGTCGCTACATGATGCGCACTTTGTACCGCTACCCTCTTACTATCTTCATGATTTCTTTCGGTTTTCCCTTCTTCACGTTCTTTTTATCAGATATTTACATATCTGGTTGTGGGTCTATTTCCGTTATGATTCTGGGTACCATGATGGCGATGGAACGCTCAGTTCTTGCGAAAGAGACAAATCAGTTTTTGACTGACATGTGGGAAACCATTGGATATTCTCTTGATGCAGTCATGTGCGTGACTATTACACTGCTGGCCACTGTCGAAGTGGCCACAATTGTGACTACATCGGCTTATATTCGTATAATTGTGACTTATCTGACCTATTACTCGATCAGATTCATCTGTTTCCTCTTGTTTGCGCCCATCATCAGCCGATTGGGCTATGGCATGGACTTGAAATGCATGATAGTGTGTGTGTGGAGCGGCCTCAAGAGTCCCTTTAGTCTAGCTCTTTCCTTAATCTTCGTAGAGGATGCAATATCCGCcgaaaaaatgaaacgaatctTTTTCCAATGTGTTGGCATTTattttctgtcagttttaatCAATGGGACTTTTACGCGAAAAATCTTGGAGTTCTTAGGCCTGCGAGAAATATCCATGGCGCGAAAAATCAACATGACAAACTGCATGAAACACATTTTCACCAAAAGGAACAAAACGGTGGCCATCCTCAAGATGGACAGGTACAACTACATGACCAGCGAAATCTAACCCATGGGTAGGTTTTTAGCCGACGTCAACTGGCCGGTCGTCCTTGAAGCCACTGACATGAAACATCCATACCGTATGGGAATGGAAGACACCGAagaagacaatttttttttgttagggTACCGGTTCACCGTTTGCCCCGACTGTAAAAGCGAAATTCCCAAAGAACCGACCACTAGAGAACTAAAAGACATGGCTAAGGAGGCCAAAATGCGAGTgctgaaaagcaaaaaaatgtgCTATGCGCGTCAGTACGAGAACGGCATGATGACCAAAGAAGGGATCAAGATTCTTAGTCAAGCCGTCGAGCTTGCGATGGACACTGAGGCTGCAGTGATCCAACTCGAGGGCCTCGAGAAACGATTCAAGGAAGAGgtttttccactttttgaCTTAACAAATAGATGATTCGTTTTTGCAGAATTGTATCTACCGATGCATTCGAAAGAAGGTCAAACATTTGAACCGATCTCAAGCCGACTCAATCAGACCTCCTCGTAAATATTTCAGACGGCTTTGCTACCGGATTTGCATCAATAATACGTTCGAACATTTTATGTTGGTCATCATAACTATACATTGCGTTTTCATAACCGTGAGCACGATATATCACCCCCCGATAGACCACTTAGACACCATAGATAAAAAACTTGACGTTGCGATCTCAGTCCTTGATCTCATCTTTAGTATCATTTACATCGTGGAGgtgattttgaaaataatggcATTTTCTTGGATCCACTTTTGGGAACACGGAGTTAAGACCTATTTTAAGTCTGTTTGGCGTAATATCGATTTCTTGGTAGTGGTGACATGTATATTGCAAGGTTACTACGACTTGAAGTGTTTTTATGCACAAATCCCTGAGAGCAAGTATGGTGTCTTTTATCGCGTTTTAACATGTTTGAGGTTACTGCGAGTAGTGCGACTCTTCACAGTTTTGAAAATCTTCTACccaaaatttgtaacatatCTAGACCGCTCTGTGGATAGCCAATTAGCGTTTACGTACGAGTTGGGAAAGAGTTATGCAATTGGGGAAACAGAAATTTTGGATATGTTGCCCTACATGATTGACAATACCGCAATCCGAGAAGAAATCAAGCAGAAAATTGAAAGAGACA is a genomic window containing:
- the LOC662998 gene encoding solute carrier family 9 member C1-like, which encodes MTKMPKINLLLILALCESCNAFLNRTVGSDNPRAIYPSIPAEHNVFYFFVIVMLATIIRIVLIRYDIPTPYGAFMIMVGVIWGIICNHNLFVLLASDAMNTNPVDLVCVYLPALVFSTSFSLDVPIFLKTIPQLLVIGIFVTFLTGTLFGVLMRLVIEPSWSIKVGLTFGIFIVPINPASIVYLLKQQTTATRHISALLEGEAIFNMLLAEMTHDLIINFAKGFVVHWYQFVMVLIRFILFGIAFGYFVGLLGRYMMRTLYRYPLTIFMISFGFPFFTFFLSDIYISGCGSISVMILGTMMAMERSVLAKETNQFLTDMWETIGYSLDAVMCVTITLLATVEVATIVTTSAYIRIIVTYLTYYSIRFICFLLFAPIISRLGYGMDLKCMIVCVWSGLKSPFSLALSLIFVEDAISAEKMKRIFFQCVGIYFLSVLINGTFTRKILEFLGLREISMARKINMTNCMKHIFTKRNKTVAILKMDRFLADVNWPVVLEATDMKHPYRMGMEDTEEDNFFLLGYRFTVCPDCKSEIPKEPTTRELKDMAKEAKMRVLKSKKMCYARQYENGMMTKEGIKILSQAVELAMDTEAAVIQLEGLEKRFKEENCIYRCIRKKVKHLNRSQADSIRPPRKYFRRLCYRICINNTFEHFMLVIITIHCVFITVSTIYHPPIDHLDTIDKKLDVAISVLDLIFSIIYIVEVILKIMAFSWIHFWEHGVKTYFKSVWRNIDFLVVVTCILQGYYDLKCFYAQIPESKYGVFYRVLTCLRLLRVVRLFTVLKIFYPKFVTYLDRSVDSQLAFTYELGKSYAIGETEILDMLPYMIDNTAIREEIKQKIERDKVIITKLLGMVQKEKPWIAITVKTKQAIRTILNSMKEAANQLRTAGWVDDYEQEKLFQVMGELWSKVNSIKSVQPSAPKVIFKEVAWMAGDQAVIDFLFENVTVKKFEPGDVVFEEGTVADGIYIVVTGLFMIIYKPESNVLTSLHEYGQLPIADYLSATQYEERVVDYIVSGNCIGELSTLTGRAYNCTVSADAHCQVYVLSKGVIKRAMELNPDPVIGLECRLWKEVSIRMAVPLLMSVPAYQGFSQDQIKYALERAFVPNLSNYKIFAVTDMIEDIILIEGCAADFNTRESFVAPCCIPRTVQKLILPKSSLINIPVLLETKLLIIPEKDVDEYDVMILAEDMCELVDTGASMKCLQHATQEKTRKKKVKMMAARKKGTAVSKTLSKLQPDSNDSVGMLFFKRTDSETNSINMEEEEENKRNAEQTKQSKTNP